From one Lycium ferocissimum isolate CSIRO_LF1 chromosome 5, AGI_CSIRO_Lferr_CH_V1, whole genome shotgun sequence genomic stretch:
- the LOC132056173 gene encoding purple acid phosphatase 17-like, whose protein sequence is MVNFCRKSMVLFLLVASFLISCCSAIGLEKFDHPTKGNGNLRFLVVGDWGRKGEYNQSAVALQMGRIGEELDIDFVVSTGDNFYDNGLTGEDDPNFLESFTNVYREKSLQKQWYSVLGNHDYRGDVVAQLSPYLRKIDSRWICLRSFLINAEIVEIFMVDTTPFVKDYFVETEHTYDWRNVMPQKTYTENVLKDLENALSESTAKWKIAVGHHAIRSVGHHGDTNELVDRLLPILRAYDVDLYMNVHDHCLVCVCVCSESPIQFLTSGAGSKAWRGDVKGLNREGMNFFYDGQGFMSVQLTPTHVEIEFYDVFGKVLHKWNRSKQLLHTAI, encoded by the exons ATGGTTAATTTTTGTAGGAAATCCATGGTTCTGTTCCTTTTGGTGGCTAgttttttaatttcttgttgtagtgcaattggacttgagaaattTGATCACCCCACTAAAGGTAATGGCAATTTAAGATTCTTGGTTGTCGGTGATTGGGGACGTAAAGGTGAATATAATCAATCTGCTGTTGCTCTTCAG ATGGGAAGAATTGGAGAGGAACTAGACATAGACTTTGTAGTTTCAACAGGTGACAATTTTTATGATAATGGGCTAACAGGGGAGGATGAtccaaattttctagaatcATTTACCAATGTTTATAGAGAAAAGAGCTTGCAAAAGCAATGGTATTCAG TATTAGGTAACCATGATTACAGGGGAGATGTAGTAGCTCAACTTAGTCCTTACCTTAGGAAAATTGACAGCAGATGGATTTGTTTGCGTTCTTTCTTGATCAATGCAG AAATTGTTGAAATATTCATGGTGGATACAACTCCATTTGTTAAAGACTACTTTGTAGAAACTGAGCATACCTATGATTGGCGCAATGTAATGCCTCAAAAGACATATACAGAAAACGTATTAAAA GATCTTGAGAATGCATTAAGTGAATCAACAGCAAAATGGAAAATAGCAGTGGGTCATCATGCCATTAGAAGTGTGGGACATCATGGGGACACTAATGAACTTGTGGACAGGCTTCTTCCTATCCTTAGg GCGTACGATGTTGATCTATAcatgaa tgtgcacgATCATTgtcttgtgtgtgtgtgtgtgtgtagcgAAAG TCCTATCCAGTTTTTAACGAGTGGAGCAGGATCAAAGGCATGGAGGGGAGATGTGAAAGGCTTGAACAGAGAAGGGATGAATTTCTTCTATGATGGACAAGGTTTCATGTCTGTCCAATTGACACCAACTCATGTAGAGATCGAGTTCTATGATGTTTTTGGCAAGGTTTTACATAAATGGAATAGATCTAAGCAACTCCTTCACACGGCTAtttag